A genomic window from Gossypium hirsutum isolate 1008001.06 chromosome D12, Gossypium_hirsutum_v2.1, whole genome shotgun sequence includes:
- the LOC107945591 gene encoding uncharacterized protein — protein sequence MVILTIHQHRTTTKAFLSSFIKQKQMRCKKHLADLSSSAGVCATCLRERLLALMAAQTRDQQALLTRVAENCRKPNPPPLVFPRSVSPYVSRRKSDENSASGFHHQRFFSTPQMGPTYSTTTTADFEAAKSFKKKSKFSMFSNLFRPRSDKFNSGAGTQFHRDLCDESSSSWFSAIFAFHRKQHKSSRTHAEDFGQFDPGCQKSCRVVNRGMSPAIEVDSGDECDQSPSVSTLEASPQWKRTPTAARGGRTRTRNVSGLAFCLSPLVRASPNRQWNQKGGLPPDKSFAGEGRPQMKPHLATAAGFCANRSRKLADFGRVNYNH from the coding sequence ATGGTTATACTCACAATTCACCAACATAGGACTACAACAAaagcttttctttcttcttttataaaACAGAAGCAAATGAGGTGTAAGAAGCACCTTGCCGACCTAAGTAGCAGCGCCGGCGTGTGTGCGACATGTCTACGCGAACGCCTTCTGGCGCTCATGGCTGCGCAGACCCGAGACCAACAGGCTCTATTAACGCGCGTTGCTGAGAACTGTCGGAAGCCTAATCCGCCCCCGCTGGTTTTCCCTCGCTCTGTTTCTCCTTATGTCAGCCGACGGAAATCCGACGAAAACAGTGCCTCGGGATTCCACCACCAGCGGTTTTTCAGCACTCCTCAGATGGGCCCCACCTACAGTACCACAACTACCGCCGATTTTGAAGCCGCCAAATCTTTCAAAAAGAAGAGCAAGTTCTCGATGTTTTCGAATCTGTTCAGGCCGAGATCCGACAAGTTCAATTCGGGTGCTGGGACTCAGTTTCATCGGGACTTGTGCGATGAGTCGTCCTCGTCTTGGTTCTCAGCAATCTTTGCCTTTCATCGAAAGCAGCACAAATCTTCGAGGACTCATGCAGAAGATTTTGGCCAATTTGATCCTGGCTGTCAAAAATCATGCAGGGTCGTAAATCGTGGAATGTCGCCAGCGATTGAAGTGGATTCAGGAGACGAGTGTGATCAATCGCCATCGGTAAGCACGCTAGAAGCTTCCCCCCAGTGGAAGAGGACGCCAACAGCGGCGAGGGGGGGGAGGACACGAACAAGGAACGTGTCGGGATTAGCATTTTGCTTGAGTCCGCTCGTGAGGGCGAGTCCTAACCGACAGTGGAACCAAAAGGGTGGATTGCCACCTGACAAGTCGTTTGCAGGCGAAGGTAGGCCGCAGATGAAGCCCCACCTGGCAACCGCCGCGGGGTTTTGTGCAAATAGGTCCAGGAAGCTTGCCGACTTTGGCCGAGTCAACTATAACCACTGA